One region of Primulina tabacum isolate GXHZ01 chromosome 1, ASM2559414v2, whole genome shotgun sequence genomic DNA includes:
- the LOC142518693 gene encoding aspartyl protease AED3-like, which translates to MQSNDKARLQYLSSLALGRPILPIASGVSVTHNPTYVVTVGFGTPAQTLLLALDTGTNAAWVPCSGCIGCSSAIFDSTKSSTFKAVACGSPQCSQVPHPSCGGNNCGFSLTYCGDSNLTANLVQDTLTLADNLVPGITFGCIQNTAGPSIPAQGLLGLGRGPISLISQTPSIYQSTFSYCLPSYNSAGFTGSLKLGPKYQPIHIKSTPLLKNPRRPSLYYVNVLAIRVGANVVNIPPSAFALDPNTGGGTIFDIGVVYTTLVQPAYIAVRDEFRRRMGNATVSSLGIFDTCYTAPIPIPSINFKFDGMNVTLPRDNFLLTSGGTTCLAMAGQMDGTDESVLNVIGSFQQQNHRIMIDEPNSRLCVAREPCS; encoded by the exons ATGCAATCCAATGACAAAGCTAGATTGCAATACCTGTCGAGCCTCGCCTTGGGCCGACCCATCCTACCCATAGCCTCTGGCGTATCGGTTACTCATAATCCTACCTATGTTGTCACGGTTGGTTTCGGAACCCCTGCTCAAACCTTGCTCTTGGCCCTCGACACGGGCACTAATGCTGCATGGGTTCCATGCAGCGGGTGCATCGGTTGCTCCTCTGCTATTTTTGACTCTACCAAGTCATCCACATTCAAGGCTGTCGCCTGTGGTTCCCCACAATGCAGTCAG GTGCCCCACCCGAGTTGCGGTGGGAATAACTGTGGTTTCAGCTTGACATATTGCGGCGACTCCAATCTCACGGCGAATCTTGTCCAGGACACCTTAACCCTAGCCGATAATCTCGTCCCCGGCATCACCTTCGGCTGCATCCAGAATACCGCCGGCCCATCCATACCGGCGCAAGGTTTATTGGGCTTGGGACGAGGCCCAATATCTCTTATATCCCAAACTCCAAGCATCTACCAGTCCACATTCTCCTACTGTTTGCCCAGCTACAATTCAGCTGGCTTTACTGGATCACTAAAACTAGGCCCCAAGTACCAGCCCATACATATCAAATCCACCCCACTGCTTAAAAATCCAAGAAGACCATCCCTTTACTATGTCAATGTTCTGGCTATCAGGGTCGGGGCAAACGTTGTCAACATTCCCCCTTCGGCATTCGCACTCGATCCCAACACAGGAGGTGGCACGATTTTCGATATCGGTGTCGTGTACACTACTCTCGTACAGCCGGCATACATAGCTGTGAGAGACGAGTTCCGAAGGCGGATGGGAAATGCCACCGTGTCATCTCTTGGCATATTCGACACATGCTACACTGCTCCGATTCCGATACCGAGCATAAATTTCAAGTTCGATGGCATGAACGTGACTCTCCCGCGCGATAACTTCCTCCTCACCTCAGGCGGCACTACCTGCCTTGCAATGGCAGGACAGATGGATGGCACTGATGAATCGGTTCTCAACGTCATCGGCAGCTTCCAACAGCAAAATCATCGGATTATGATCGATGAGCCTAATTCCAGGTTATGTGTGGCTCGGGAGCCCTGCAGCTAG